In Bacteroides cellulosilyticus, the genomic stretch CCGATGGTATTCCCGGTAATGATGATACCGGTACCATGTCTACCTGGGCCATCTTTAACATGATAGGATTTTACCCTGACTGTCCTGGTGATCCGTATTATACCCTTACTACGCCTGTATTCGATAAGGTGGTGATTCGTCTTGACCCTGATACTTGGGGAAGCGATAAGCTGGTGATAGAAACTGAGCGCCCTTCAACAGAGTCCTTATACATTCGTGAGATGGAGTTAGGAGGAAAGAAATTATCCCGCTACCGCATCAGTCATGAAGAACTGGTAAAAGGTGGAGCGCTGAGATTTATACTTCGATAGTATAAAGAAGAGCTATATTGGGGGCTGTCCAAGGTGTTGGATGGCCCTTTTTTATTGCGCGAAAAACTAAGGGCAGATCTATATTTCGCTTTCTGCGGAAAGTGAGTATTTGTGCTTATTATCAATTTATTAGCTGTACTTTTATCTAAAAATAATCTATGTGTGTATATAGGTGCATAGTTTTATAACCCTTGTCTCCCTGTAACTTTGTCACATGTCCAATCGACATAAATAACCTCAAAATATCATTATCATGGAAAGTCAAGAGTTACGTAAAAATGCCCCCGAATTAGATCCGTTGCGTTTAGGAAGCGGATGGGAAGTTGAAGATTTGAGTAAGCCACAAATCATTGTCGAAAGCAGTTACGGACATAGTCATCCGGGAAGTGCACATCTCAATCGTCTAGTACATGAAGTAAACAAGGTCATCTATAATGACGGAGGGCGTCCGGCCAACTATTATGTAACGGACATTTGTGACGGAGAAGCCCAAGGACACGATGGAATGAACTACTCACTCGTTTCCCGTGATATCATGGCGGCAATGATTGAAATTCATGTGAAAGCTACTCCTTTTGATGCCGGTGTATTCCTTACCAGTTGTGACAAATCAGTTCCTGCGCATTTAATGGCAATAGCACGCTTGAATATGCCTGCTGTATTCATGCCCGGTGGCATCATGAAGTCCGGACCGGATTTGTTGACACTCGAACAAATAGGAAAATATAGCGCCATGTTTGAACGCGGTGAAATCACAGAAGAAAAATTCATGGAATATAAACGGAATGCTTGCCCGGCTTGTGGCGCTTGCTCCTTTATGGGAACAGCATCGACCATGCAGGTTATGGCAGAGGCCTTAGGGCTGGCTCTTCCCGGCAGTGCACTGATTCCAACCCATATCGGCGAATTGGAAAAAGCGACAAGAGAGGCCGGCAGATGCGCAATAAAACTGGCTTATAACCCAATCACACCGGCAGAGATACTGACAGAAAAAGCTTTTGAAAATGCAATTATGGTGCATGCCGCTATCGCGGGCTCCAGTAACAGTTTGCTACACCTGCCCGCTATTGCACATGAAGTGGGGATCACCTTATCACCCGAACTGTTCGACCGGCTTCATCGCAAAATACCTTATATACTCAACATTCGTCCCAGCGGATACTGGCCTGGAGAATATTTCTGGTATGCCGGAGGTACCCCCGCCATTATGGAAGAAATCAAAGGACACCTGCACTTGGACGCAATGACCATTACCGGAAAAACGCTCGGAGAAAACCTCGAAGAACTGCGCGATGCAGACTTTTACACAAACTGTAATCACTATCTGTCCCTGCATAACTTAACCAAATCAGACCTGATCAAATCAGCGAAAACCCCAATCCGGCAGGAAGGAGCCATCGCCATACTGAAAGGAAATCTGGCTCCTGAAGGCGCAGTAGTTAAACACTCCGCAATATCACCTAAACTGATGCAGACTACACTCAAAGCACATGTATTCGATTGTGAAGAAGAGGCCCTTCAGGCTGTACTAAATAGAGAGATAACTCCGGGCGAAGCCGTATTTATCCGTTATGAAGGTCCTAAAGGTAGTGGTATGCCGGAAATGTTTTATACTACCGAGGCAATAGCCTCCGACCCGGAACTGGTGGAATCTGTTGCGCTTATTACAGACGGGCGTTTCTCCGGAGCAACCCGCGGGCCGGCTATCGGACATGTTTCTCCCGAAGCCAACGAAGGAGGACCGATAGCCTTAGTGAAAGACGGTGACTTGATTCGCATTGACATTCCTGCCCGTTCGCTGAATATCGTCGGCACAAAAGGAGAGGAGAAAACACCGGAAGAAATAGATATGATCCTGTCATACCGTCGGGAAAAATGGCGCAACCCTGCTTCCCGTTATGAAGATGGTATACTGGGTATCTATACCCGTAACTGCGTATCGCCCATGAAGGGCGGATATATGGAAGCTAAATAATAAAGAAATCCCACCTTTTAAATCTTATCAATACCATGATGTCAATTTGTATCATTATAATCAGTTTGCTACTGCTTATTTTTCTGGTAGCATATTATAAAGTAGACGCATTTTTCGCGTTCGTTATCGTCTCCGTAGTAGCAGCTCTGTGCTTGGGTATTCCGGTTCAGGAAATACCCGACATCTTGAATAAAGGTGTAGGCAATATCTATCGTAGTATGGCACTTATCATCATATTTGGTGCCATGCTCGGGAAACTGGTTGCCGAAAGCGGTGCTGCACAAAAGATAGCCCAAGTAATGATTGGAGCTTTCGGAACGAAAAACATCCAGTGGGGCATGATGCTTACAGGGTTTGTTGTAGGTATCCCTTTGTTCTACGATATCGGTTTCGTTATTCTTGTTCCGATCATCTTTTCTATTGTCAACCAATACAAAATGCCTGCCATATATATAGGTATCCCCATGTTGGCAGCCTTGTCAGTGGCGCATGGCTTCCTTCCTCCCCATCCCTCTCCCGTAGCATTGGTGACTATGTTCGACGCCAATATGGGAATGACGTTGATTTTAGGTCTGTTGGCTTGCATCCCGGCTATTATTGTTGCCGGACCGCTATTCAGTAAGACTTTGAAAAACATTAAGACCGGCCGTGTAGATATATTTACCGCCAAAAAAGTGGATACAGCATTCAGTGAACCCGGAAAGCTCAATAGCTTCCTGACAGCCACGTTGCCCGTATTTTTGCTGATTATCACAACGGTGCTTACCCATTTTTTACCCAATCCGAGCGAATCGACACAGAACCTGCTGTCTTTCTTTAGTTCACCTACCATCGTTATGCTGATTGTCGTAATCGTAGCTACCTATACGTTAGGAATCAGACAAGGACGTTCCATCAAGCAGATCATGGATATTTATGTGCAGGCGTGTAAAGACATCGCTATGATTATTCTGATAGTTGCCGGTTCGGGTATATTTAAAGTTGTAATGGAGGAAAGTGGTGTAAGTATGCTTCTGGCTAATGCAATGGAGACACTTCCGATACACCCGCTTATTTTGGGTTGGCTGATGGCAAGTGTTATCCGGGCTATGGTAGGTTCGGCAACAGTGGCCGCTCTGACGGCTGCCAGCGTAATGATGCCTTTGATAGCTGTATCTCATGTGAATCCCAATTTGATGGTATTGGCCGTCGGGGCGGGAAGTCTGATGTTTTCGCATGTCAACGATTCCGGCTTCTGGCTATACAAAGAATATTTCAATCTTAGTATGAAAGACACTTTCAAGTCATGGTCGGCTATGCAGGTCATTGTTTCTGTTGTAGGTTTATGCGGAGTTTTAGTTCTTAACCTTTTTATCTGATTTATTATGAAAAAGCATCTTCTTATTCTATTCACGTTTCTCTGTACCGTCCCGTCTGTATTGGCAGGTAACGAAACCGGAGAAAGTCCCTCGAAAACTTCTAAGTGGCATCTTAGTTACGATAATAAGTATCACGTCAAGTTCTTCGGCCGTATTTCGGCAGATGGCGGAATCTTTTGGGGAGAAAAGGATCAAAAGATGGCCAATGGGACCACCATATCTCAACTGGCCTTTGGAGGGACATTTTTCTTTGGAGAAAGACTGTCCGGTAAGTTTGAAATAGATTTCTCAAATGGTAATCTCCTTCTGTTGGACAACTTTATCACTTATAATTTTACCAAAAGGTTCGGATTGCGTGCCGGCAATATACAAGAGGCTTTCTCTATGGATTTGCTGAACTCTTTCAAAGATCTTTCGTTGATGAACCGGGCGCAAGTTGTTAATGCTTTCGCTCCGGGACATCACCTGGGATTGCAGGGCGTTTATGAAGACAAACAGTGGTTATTGACGGGAGGCGTACATTTCCAGAAGTCTATGACTCTGGGCAATAAGGAAAACTCGGACAGTAATTTGCAAAAAGGACAAAACGAAGGATATTCGCTCACCGGGAGAGCAGTGTGGATGCCCCAAAATAATAGCAAGGAAAAGGGATTGCACATCGGTGTTGCCGCTTCATACGCCACGCCTAAGACCGATGTAGGTAAAGATACCCCTCCTAAAACGGTTCGCTACAGTCAATCGGAGTCAACTATCAATAAGATTAAGTTTATGGACACCGGATACATCACGGATGTGAATAACACTCGGTTGATGGGAGTAGAACTTGCCGGTTACTATGGTCCGTGGAAGTTTCAGGCAGAATATATACAGCAAGACGTAAACCGGAATCATGGTTTTGTCGACGAATCCTTTTCCGGCTTCTACGTACAATCATCTTGTTTGCTGCTTGGTGGAAAGCAGGATTATAATAACTCCCGGGGAGCATTTAACCAACCGTTAATCGGTAAGAAAGGCGATATTGAACTGGCTCTGCGGTTCGACCGTCTGGATATGAATGGAAAAGTAATCAAAGGAGGTGTATCCAATCAATATACAGCCGGAATGAATTATTATATAAATGAGAACCTGAAAGTGCAGTTGAACTATTACTATATCACTCATAAGGATTATAATTCATTAAATGTCAGGGTACAATTGAGGTTTTGATAAAAAATCGAAGAAAAAACTTATCTTTGTGGAAACCGTACTAAATGATGTAAGATGATAAGATGTCTCTTTTATTTATTCATGCTTATTTGGGGAACGATGAATGCACACGCCGGAACATCCGGTAACAAATCTCTGCTCGGAGAATTAGATCAGTTGCTGAAAGAGCGCATTACGTATGTCCGGAAGAAAGAAAATAAAATCAATTACCTGAAACAGTTATCGTCGTCCGAGGCATCAGTGGACAAGAGATATGATATTATCTCCCGTTTGATAGAGGAGTACAGTAACTTTCAGAGTGACTCGGCTTTTCATTATATCGAGCAGAACAGGCTGCTTGCCGGGAGCTTGCAAAGCAAGGACAAATGGTTGGAGAACAGGTTTCAGTATATTTTCCTGTGTGCACAAGCAGGACTCCTCAATGAAGCTCATCGCATTTTGCTGAAACTGGAAGATCAATATCCGGATATGAGTGTGAGTCAAAAGGCAGAATATAATAAGCAGTATGAAAGGCTATATATGAATCTTCGCGAGCTTGCGCAAAATTCTCATTTGGAGGAGGAATACCGTAAGCAGGAACTGAAGTACTCCCGTATAATCTGCGAATTGGTTCCTCGGGAATCCAAGGACTTCTATTATTATAGCTTCAAGCAGCATTATGCCGAAGGAAACCTGGAAGAAGCGCAAAAAGATATAGCCGCATATTATCAGTTAGTCGATTCTACCTCTAATGAGGCTGCGCGGGCATTATATCATTTGTCACTTATTTATAAAGTCAAAGAAGATAAGTTGAACGAAGAGCAGAGTCTTATCCGTTCTGTCATGGCAGACGTTAAAAGTGCTGTCAAACAGAACAGGTCTCTCCGTCTGTTGGCTCAGATACAGAATGATAAGGGGGATATCCGGCGTGCTTATCGTTATCTGGATATATCTTTGCAGGATGCTAACTCCTACAACACCCGCCTGCGTAATTCACAAATAGCTGAGGTCATCCCTATCATTCAGAAAGAATATCAACTTCAAAGAGATAAACAGGAGCTTTATTTACGGGCGGGAATTATCATTTCAATTTTCTTTTTATTGCTTATTCTGGGTATAGCATTATACTTGCGTAAAAAGAGAAAGGACTTATCGGTTGCCCGTTCACAACTCTTGTCTATTAATGATAAATTAAACCGTATAAACTGTGAAGTGCAAGAAAAGAATGGGAAGCTTCAATCTCTGACATCCAATCTGATGGAATCCGACCGGGTCAAGGAGAAATACATCGGCCATTTCCTTAAATTATGCTCTATGTATATATCGAAGATCGGTGACTATCAAAAGCTGGTCAATAGAAAAATCAAAAGCGGACAGATTGATGAGCTTTATAAGTTGAACTCGTCTACCCATTACTTGTTAAAAGAAAGCAAAGATTTCTATTCTCAATTCGATGAAGCGTTCCTGCAGATATATCCCTCGTTCGTCAAAGAATTGAATGGACTTCTTAAGGAGGATCAACAATATACATTTAAGGAGGGGGAACTTCTGAATGCGGAATTGCGTATTTACGCTCTCATCCGGTTGGGCATAAAAGACAGTTCGCAGATAGCGGAATTTATGGGATATAATCCGGTAACTGTATATACCTATCGCACGAAAGTAAAAAGTAGGGCAAAAGATAAAAGCAACTTTGATCAGGAGGTCTTAAAGATAGGGAACATTCATGTTTTTTTATAGATGACAAACTTATTGGTCGATTGAAAAAAATCTCTATAAAAAACGGGTGACCACAAATCACTTGCGATCACCCGGTATTTTCATTGTTATCGTGTTTAGGAAACGTTAGTAAAGAGAGAATTTATAGTTTTCTTATTTCATTGCTTCCACAGTATACCCCCTTTGTTTCAATAGATTCAATACACCATTTGTTCCCGGCAGATGTCCTGCACCCACCACAAAGAGAGTAGGGGTTTCCTTCATGATTGAAGGCATTTTCTCAATCCAGGCTTTGTTGCGGTTGTCTAGCAGATCTTCCATTTCTCCCGGTTGAGGGTCACAAGAGTTGCCGTCACGCTCTTCCATCAGTTTCAACATTTCGTCCAGGTTTTGAGCTTTATAGGCATTGTTCAAGCGTTTAGTTTGATCCATAGCTTTATCGATGTCACTTACTAAACAGTAAAGCAGATTTGCCTGACGCTGCAATGTCTGACTATTGAGCAGTACGTTGATTTGTGATATCGGAGTTTCCAAACCGCCTACTTTCTTTCCACTCTGTATAGCTTGTTGCTGGAAGTAAGTATCCAGTTGTTCTTGTGGGTTGAAACCACCCAAATGCTTCATACATAAAATAAGAGTCAATTGTTGGGTGATGAAAGCCGGTTTCATTTTAGCTAACATGGCAATATCCGCCATTAGATTTTCTTTCACAGCCTTACCTACTAACTCATATTGTTCGGGGGTAAAGAGAGCTTGAAGGGTAGTGTCTCCCGCCATCATCATGTTTTGCTGCATCGTTTGCATGAATTCAGGAGACATCGCTTCGGACATAACTACTTCTCCATATACTTGTGAAGTACCGTCTACTGCTTGTGGCAAGCCGGCAATGCTGTCTTTTATGCTTAACGGAGCTAAATGGTGCGTTCCTAAAATGTATGAGGGCTTTTCCAGGCCGTTACCGGATATTTTCCAGAGTAACTGTGCATTGGCATTCAGTGCGATGCCAATAAAAAGGAGAATACCTAAAATCTTTTTCATTATTTTTCTATTTAAAGTTCATTTGAATATTGCTTATTATTTTACTCGCCCTCCACGAAGCCAGTATTGCGTGTAGTATTGCTCGTTGAGACTGCTGACAATAACTCCTTTACTTGTGCTGGCATGTATGAATTTCCCATTTTTAAGATAGATACCCACATGTGCCACTCTTTTCTTGGATGCACGACTGGTGAAAAACACCAAATCTCCCTCACGCAGGTTGCGACGGGAGACTTTATTGCTTTCTTTGAGTTGTTCATCGGTGCTTCTGGATAAACGGATGTTGTATACCTGCTTATAGAGTTGTGATACCAGTCCGGAACAATCTGTTCCGCGTTTGTTGTCACCGCCTGCGCGGTAGGGGACACCCATCCACTCCGCAGAGGCTATGTACAATTTGTGGTTATCTTCCTTATTTATGTCTATTCCCATGCGGACAGAAGCTTTTGCCAGCGCTTTGTAGTCGAGACGAGGTGCTGATGTATGGCAAGAACTTAAACTAAAGGTCAGTCCGATAAGTGCAACTATATAAGAGAGGTATTTCTTCATGCTTGTTCCTCTTTCTCTTCCGGTTGAACAATTGTTTCCTGAACGGGCGTTTCCTGAACGGGCACTTCCTGAACGGGCACTTCTTGAATTGCTGTTTCCTGAGCCGTCATTTCCATCATCTCTTCTTCAATTTCTTCTTCTACTCTGACATTGAAGTAGTCTTCGAGCTCTTTTTCAGCCGAGTTATTCTCATTCTGAATATCACGGATAATCACTCCATTCTCCATCAGGGCAATACGTGGACACACATCCACCGTATGGTTCAGGTTATGACTTGAAATGATGACTGTGGCATGATGATCTTCATTGTATTTTCTCAGCAGGTGCTTGATGATGGACTGGGAACTCGGATCAAGGAAATTGAACGGTTCATCCAGGATCAGCAATTGCGGATGATGCAGCATGGCGGAGATAATACCTATTTTCTGCTTGTTTCCGGCAGAGAAGTTACGGATGAATTTCTTTTGTCCGAGGACTTCATTATTCATGAAGCGTTCAAATGGAAGCAGACGTTCGTCTACCTCTTCTTTTTTCAGACCGTACATTTTACCGATGAAGTAGAAATATTCTTCGGGAGTGAGGTAATCAATCAGGAAACCATCATCGATGAAAGCACCTGTGAATTGTTTCCAGTCTTCATTTTTGGATACATCGATATCATTGATTGTCACATTTCCCAGATCTGCCTGTAGCAGGTCCAGTATCAGACGGAAGAGAGTAGTCTTACCCGCACCATTGTTGCCTACCAATCCTAACATATCGCCCTGGTAGATGCTATATTTCTCGATATCTACGGCTTTCTTTTCGCCGAAGTTTTTTTGAAGTTGGTTAATCTCTATCATATTCGTAATTATTTTTGTCTACTATCGTGAAATCCTTCCATATTCTTATATCGGCGCTTCATGAAGCGGTGATATACATTCCGTAGCCACCATCTTGAAGTTGCGATGAATAGTATGCCGATGACTAAGAGAATCCATGGGGTTATTTCTTTGCCCACCGTCGCATTCAGTACGAAGAATAGTAGCAACGGCACGCCGAATGCAGCTCCTGAAATGAGGTTCTGCAAACCGGTACCCACATTTTGCCGTCCGGTCATTTTGGCATTCAGGTCGAGCGTCTTGTTGTTGTACACTGCCAATTGAAACAGGCAGAAGTATACGGCACCCGGAACAAATACGATCCAGGCAATGCATCCCAGTACAGATACTCTACCCGTCACCATACCCGGTATCATCAGCACAAATGGGATGATGAGTGCGATGCTGTACAAGATGTATTTGGCACGTAACAATGAATAGATGGACTCCTTGCGGCTCATCAGCCCGTCAATGTAGTTACCTTCGTAGCTCATCAGCGGTGAGAGGAACAGAATTCCGAAGATAATATAGTTGTAAAGTACGAAGAAGTCGCGGGAGCCTCCATCGTAAATATCAGAAAAACTGATGGTGAGACTGAAGATCAGTACTAT encodes the following:
- a CDS encoding DUF6377 domain-containing protein, producing the protein MIRCLFYLFMLIWGTMNAHAGTSGNKSLLGELDQLLKERITYVRKKENKINYLKQLSSSEASVDKRYDIISRLIEEYSNFQSDSAFHYIEQNRLLAGSLQSKDKWLENRFQYIFLCAQAGLLNEAHRILLKLEDQYPDMSVSQKAEYNKQYERLYMNLRELAQNSHLEEEYRKQELKYSRIICELVPRESKDFYYYSFKQHYAEGNLEEAQKDIAAYYQLVDSTSNEAARALYHLSLIYKVKEDKLNEEQSLIRSVMADVKSAVKQNRSLRLLAQIQNDKGDIRRAYRYLDISLQDANSYNTRLRNSQIAEVIPIIQKEYQLQRDKQELYLRAGIIISIFFLLLILGIALYLRKKRKDLSVARSQLLSINDKLNRINCEVQEKNGKLQSLTSNLMESDRVKEKYIGHFLKLCSMYISKIGDYQKLVNRKIKSGQIDELYKLNSSTHYLLKESKDFYSQFDEAFLQIYPSFVKELNGLLKEDQQYTFKEGELLNAELRIYALIRLGIKDSSQIAEFMGYNPVTVYTYRTKVKSRAKDKSNFDQEVLKIGNIHVFL
- the ilvD gene encoding dihydroxy-acid dehydratase, producing MESQELRKNAPELDPLRLGSGWEVEDLSKPQIIVESSYGHSHPGSAHLNRLVHEVNKVIYNDGGRPANYYVTDICDGEAQGHDGMNYSLVSRDIMAAMIEIHVKATPFDAGVFLTSCDKSVPAHLMAIARLNMPAVFMPGGIMKSGPDLLTLEQIGKYSAMFERGEITEEKFMEYKRNACPACGACSFMGTASTMQVMAEALGLALPGSALIPTHIGELEKATREAGRCAIKLAYNPITPAEILTEKAFENAIMVHAAIAGSSNSLLHLPAIAHEVGITLSPELFDRLHRKIPYILNIRPSGYWPGEYFWYAGGTPAIMEEIKGHLHLDAMTITGKTLGENLEELRDADFYTNCNHYLSLHNLTKSDLIKSAKTPIRQEGAIAILKGNLAPEGAVVKHSAISPKLMQTTLKAHVFDCEEEALQAVLNREITPGEAVFIRYEGPKGSGMPEMFYTTEAIASDPELVESVALITDGRFSGATRGPAIGHVSPEANEGGPIALVKDGDLIRIDIPARSLNIVGTKGEEKTPEEIDMILSYRREKWRNPASRYEDGILGIYTRNCVSPMKGGYMEAK
- a CDS encoding TraB/GumN family protein → MKKILGILLFIGIALNANAQLLWKISGNGLEKPSYILGTHHLAPLSIKDSIAGLPQAVDGTSQVYGEVVMSEAMSPEFMQTMQQNMMMAGDTTLQALFTPEQYELVGKAVKENLMADIAMLAKMKPAFITQQLTLILCMKHLGGFNPQEQLDTYFQQQAIQSGKKVGGLETPISQINVLLNSQTLQRQANLLYCLVSDIDKAMDQTKRLNNAYKAQNLDEMLKLMEERDGNSCDPQPGEMEDLLDNRNKAWIEKMPSIMKETPTLFVVGAGHLPGTNGVLNLLKQRGYTVEAMK
- a CDS encoding OprO/OprP family phosphate-selective porin, translated to MKKHLLILFTFLCTVPSVLAGNETGESPSKTSKWHLSYDNKYHVKFFGRISADGGIFWGEKDQKMANGTTISQLAFGGTFFFGERLSGKFEIDFSNGNLLLLDNFITYNFTKRFGLRAGNIQEAFSMDLLNSFKDLSLMNRAQVVNAFAPGHHLGLQGVYEDKQWLLTGGVHFQKSMTLGNKENSDSNLQKGQNEGYSLTGRAVWMPQNNSKEKGLHIGVAASYATPKTDVGKDTPPKTVRYSQSESTINKIKFMDTGYITDVNNTRLMGVELAGYYGPWKFQAEYIQQDVNRNHGFVDESFSGFYVQSSCLLLGGKQDYNNSRGAFNQPLIGKKGDIELALRFDRLDMNGKVIKGGVSNQYTAGMNYYINENLKVQLNYYYITHKDYNSLNVRVQLRF
- a CDS encoding ABC transporter ATP-binding protein; amino-acid sequence: MIEINQLQKNFGEKKAVDIEKYSIYQGDMLGLVGNNGAGKTTLFRLILDLLQADLGNVTINDIDVSKNEDWKQFTGAFIDDGFLIDYLTPEEYFYFIGKMYGLKKEEVDERLLPFERFMNNEVLGQKKFIRNFSAGNKQKIGIISAMLHHPQLLILDEPFNFLDPSSQSIIKHLLRKYNEDHHATVIISSHNLNHTVDVCPRIALMENGVIIRDIQNENNSAEKELEDYFNVRVEEEIEEEMMEMTAQETAIQEVPVQEVPVQETPVQETIVQPEEKEEQA
- a CDS encoding gluconate:H+ symporter, with the translated sequence MMSICIIIISLLLLIFLVAYYKVDAFFAFVIVSVVAALCLGIPVQEIPDILNKGVGNIYRSMALIIIFGAMLGKLVAESGAAQKIAQVMIGAFGTKNIQWGMMLTGFVVGIPLFYDIGFVILVPIIFSIVNQYKMPAIYIGIPMLAALSVAHGFLPPHPSPVALVTMFDANMGMTLILGLLACIPAIIVAGPLFSKTLKNIKTGRVDIFTAKKVDTAFSEPGKLNSFLTATLPVFLLIITTVLTHFLPNPSESTQNLLSFFSSPTIVMLIVVIVATYTLGIRQGRSIKQIMDIYVQACKDIAMIILIVAGSGIFKVVMEESGVSMLLANAMETLPIHPLILGWLMASVIRAMVGSATVAALTAASVMMPLIAVSHVNPNLMVLAVGAGSLMFSHVNDSGFWLYKEYFNLSMKDTFKSWSAMQVIVSVVGLCGVLVLNLFI
- a CDS encoding C40 family peptidase, with amino-acid sequence MKKYLSYIVALIGLTFSLSSCHTSAPRLDYKALAKASVRMGIDINKEDNHKLYIASAEWMGVPYRAGGDNKRGTDCSGLVSQLYKQVYNIRLSRSTDEQLKESNKVSRRNLREGDLVFFTSRASKKRVAHVGIYLKNGKFIHASTSKGVIVSSLNEQYYTQYWLRGGRVK